The Desulfovibrio sp. genome contains the following window.
CGAAACCAGCCGCGACTTCTGCTATATCGACAACGTTGTGCAGGCCAATCTGCTTGCCAGCTTTGCCCAGGGCGAAGCCACCAACAAGATTTACAACGTGGCCTTTGGCCAGCGCACCACCCTGAATGAGCTTTTTGACCTCATCAAGGAAGAAGTGGCCCGCCACAAGCCCGAAGTCATGAGCGCCGAATGCGTGCACCGTGACTTCCGCGCTGGCGATGTGCGGCACTCCCTTGCCGATATCGGCCGCGCAGAAAAGCTGCTGGGCTATGGCCCGCAGTTTGACGTGCGCCAGGGCCTGCGCCTCGCGGGCGACTGGTACGCAGCCAACCTGTAGCAGCCAACTGCATTCCAGAAATATGAAACCCCGCGCAAGCGGGGTTTTTTGCTGTCAAAAATCAGAATGGCGTGACGTTGTGAGAGTACTCGGAGTAAAAAAAGACTCTCTAACGCAGTCAGAGGGCAAAAGGATAATTATACACTGCCCCTAGTTGTCGCCGACCACAAAAGCGCCGGGATACATGGCGCGGAAAATATCAAGCTCTTGCTGCGCCCCGAAAGAATCGGGCCACGGCCCCACCTGCACATTCCACATGTTGTTGCTGCCGTAGATGAGGCGTCCGCGTTTGCCTGTCTGGGAAAGGATGTTGATAAGGTTGTCGGCGTTGACCCTGTCGGCAAATGCCCCCACCTGCACATAAAAAGCCCCGGTAAGGTCGCCGTCTTCCTTCATGCGCTCAACGCCGCCCATGCTCTGAATGCGCACCCGCGCCGTGCCGGGGCCAAGAATGTTCAGGCGGCTGGCCGCAGCGCGGGAGAGGTCAATGACGCGGTCGTCAACAAAGGGACCACGGTCGTTGACGCGCACAATGATGGAACGCCCGTTGCCCATGTGGGTGACGCGCACCTTGGTGCCCAGGGGCAGCAGTTTGTGGGCCGCCGTCATGGCGTACTGGTTGTAGGTCTCGCCATTGGCCGTGGTTTTGCCGTGAAAACCTGGGCCGTACCATGAGGCCGTGCCTTCTTCCACAAAACCGTTGGCTGACTTGAGAGGATAGTAGGTCTTGCCGCGCACCGTGTAAGGGCGGCT
Protein-coding sequences here:
- a CDS encoding septal ring lytic transglycosylase RlpA family protein yields the protein MCMTVRPLLVFLVALLCAALLSGCGSRSWRKGGVPGSRPYTVRGKTYYPLKSANGFVEEGTASWYGPGFHGKTTANGETYNQYAMTAAHKLLPLGTKVRVTHMGNGRSIIVRVNDRGPFVDDRVIDLSRAAASRLNILGPGTARVRIQSMGGVERMKEDGDLTGAFYVQVGAFADRVNADNLINILSQTGKRGRLIYGSNNMWNVQVGPWPDSFGAQQELDIFRAMYPGAFVVGDN